The genomic window GAGGTTCGTTTTGATCTTTCTTCTCACTACGTTCATCAGTGTTAGATCTTGCCGCATAGAAATGGCTCTAAATCGCTCTGTTCCTATTCCGTCTGGCAGATTTCTTCGGTCGTTGCGGTTGTTGTACCAACCATCTGGCATCTCGAATGGCGTTCGTCCTGTTCCGGTCACACAGCTCCAGTTTGCTACTTTTCCGCTTCTTGTTTCTCCTGGTCCATCGTCTTTGTAAAGTTGGAATCCGAAACAATATGCTACTCCCATTTCAGCGGTAGCGCTGACGGCTGCGGATGTCGGCTTAAGATTTCGCTCATACCATTTTTCCGTGTCTGCTATTTCGCTAGGTCTTGTGTGTATGACATGAGTTTCTCCACCCATCATACCTACGTTTTCGAACACTATCTTGTCTGTTCTGAAAGTGTCCGTGTTTCCTAGTATATCCGATAGCGATATCAGATATCTGAGGTGGAATCGGGTTCCTGCCACATATTCTGTGAATGAGGTCCCTGTTATTCTGAATCCCGCTAGTCGTTGTCCAATTTCTGGATGTCGTGGTCCAATTAGATAGAACTTTCCAGCTAAGGAAGTTGTGAAGTCCGAGTTCGGTGGTTTTCCAATATGGAAATTTAGCGTTGGCTCGGCATCTTGTGATGCGAGTGCCATGACCATGTCTCCGGCTATTCCTAGTGAGGGTATTTCCTCAAATAGGTTATGCGTGTTTTCATTGATTGCTGCTGCGTGGTATCCTCCGAATCCTTGTACTGCAGTTGTCGGTAGTGGCGGAATTGCAAGTAGGGTCTCTTTCCCCATCTTGCTTTGAAATAAGCAAAATCTCTTCATCGTTTTAAAGTTCaaagttatttaatttatatgtttatttggCTCTTGTGGGGAAAACcttgcggcataaaaacccacgaCGATTTGACAATTGTGTATTTGCGTATGTAAGAATGTATAGAGCTCGCTAGCTCGTGCCGGTTCCATGACTACTGATCACACGACAAAATATTACCGACAAAATATCACACGACAAAATATCACGGGTGCGTTTTATGTACCTCAATGTGTGCGTGGAATCTCGGATGCGTGAAATTTTGTCGTGTGATATTTTGTCGGTGATATTTTGTCGTGTGATCTTTAGTCGTGCTACCCTCGTGCCACTGCGATCTCGCGTATTTTACGTGTGTTACTCGTATTGaatttcgtttgatttgcgtattattttcgattgAATGTTTGTGATGCCCTTTACCGAGGGTTCGTCAGCTGTTGCTGTCCTTTTTGGTAAAGGGTGTATGGTCAAAGGTCGGAGAATCTAGAAACTTACGGCCGCTCACCTCGATCATTGACCATCGAATGCGTATGGTTTTACTCAGCAGAGTCGCATGTGAAGGGATCCAGGGCCCTTTCGCCTGAGCGCCACCGACGATCGTCGCTCGATGGACGACCGTGATGAACTAACTCAAAATGCACATTGCTCGCTCGGCTCCTTGTCCACACGAGATTTGGCATCCCCCGCTGACGCAAGTTGAGCGAGCGCGGTTAGCTAGGAGATCGCAATGGCCCGAACGCAAATTATTCTCAGTCACTGAACAGTACAGAAGTCATTTCTGGTGCCTATGCGGTCCcaaatttctgattttttcttttttacgtgAACATCTGCAAAACCCTAATTCTTTAGTGGCAAAGACCGATTCATTCGTAATAAACTATTGgtttttgcttttatttttgtgtcGTATTCCGGAACAGAAAACTACTTCACATGTAATCAACACATGTAACAGCACAATTAATACAAAAGAATAAGTTAATAACAATCTTCTTGATCATTCATAGCAATATTTGCCTACACAAAAATATGTTATTATTCGACATAATAACGTATCCTTACAATGGTCTGTAGAAAGAATAGGATTAGGTAATGGAATcatcaatattttgaaatagaaCAGAAATACACATTTCTGCTTGTATCAAAGTATACAGGAGAATTgcttgtcaatttttttattccactaTATTTGATGCAAAGATCACAGTCTTTTTCATAAGGTATGATCAGTAATAAATCTTACGACCGTTGCCATACCatagttacaaaaatttgagtaaaatgttttcaaaaatagttcaacagaAATATCATCCATTATTAAGGTGCTCCTTAAAAAGCTTATTTTAAAGAGGTCTCTGTCCAGATCGgttccaaaaaaaattgcgaaaattctTTAAATGGTAAACAAAAACACTCGGCGACGATGATCAATCGCTAACTTCCAGTAATAAGTGCGAATTGGGAATAAGGACTGATTGATTTGTATTTGAATCATAAATGATTTGTCTCGTTTTCTATCTTCaatattcaaagaatttttatgttaaggtctgaattatttcagaagTGTCAACTTGCAAAGCTACGATTTTTTCAAGCTTTCCCCGTTACAATGGGAATACTGTTGAAATAACTGACGTAATAGTTCATTTTTCCcatcgatttttcatcataAGTGATAATGAGTGGTTTCTGCCCAAATGCGAAACTCAAAATGAATTTATGCTCACAAGCACACTTCCTAGTTGAACTAGAACGCTAAAGATTTTTATCaagattttctcatttttttaacCCATCTAGAAAGCGCAGAGCtggttcaaattcaaaaatgacctttttAAGGACCACGCT from Neodiprion lecontei isolate iyNeoLeco1 chromosome 1, iyNeoLeco1.1, whole genome shotgun sequence includes these protein-coding regions:
- the LOC107218636 gene encoding uncharacterized protein LOC107218636; translated protein: MGKETLLAIPPLPTTAVQGFGGYHAAAINENTHNLFEEIPSLGIAGDMVMALASQDAEPTLNFHIGKPPNSDFTTSLAGKFYLIGPRHPEIGQRLAGFRITGTSFTEYVAGTRFHLRYLISLSDILGNTDTFRTDKIVFENVGMMGGETHVIHTRPSEIADTEKWYERNLKPTSAAVSATAEMGVAYCFGFQLYKDDGPGETRSGKVANWSCVTGTGRTPFEMPDGWYNNRNDRRNLPDGIGTERFRAISMRQDLTLMNVVRRKIKTNL